One genomic region from Biomphalaria glabrata chromosome 7, xgBioGlab47.1, whole genome shotgun sequence encodes:
- the LOC106061138 gene encoding serine/threonine-protein kinase par-1-like isoform X2, translated as MAGKKKSGYDGKIAGLYDLEETIGQGHFAVVKLARHVFTGEKVAVKVIDKQKLDDISRSHLFQEVRCMKLVQHPNVVRLYEVIDTQTKLYLILELGDGDMYDYIMKHDKGLDEQLAKKYFRQIVEAILYCHRLHVVHRDLKPENVVFFNKFGIVKLTDFGFSNVFAPGKKLETSCGSLAYSAPEILLGDSYDPPAVDVWSLGVILFMLVAGRAPFQEANDSETLTMIMDCKYQIPSHVSEQCRKLISKMLVREPSHRINLEDIEQDPWLNTDDEPSHQHINLPLLSRDHVSEEDHNYVVQKMVEGKICTREEIFQSLERDAYDHIAATYYLLVERRLRKLQQQEAAAAQSNNLRKQSAPSSSSAIGKPHLEPLMLSPRKQREMKKTKTAPIHQSIVAPPTLIITPPIVGESASQAMRLPVSPGGQEFVKSLTISMTLDRRSGQRKKQQEENVGLTGARSVGTTPGSGAPIILIPDANNKKPQHKVKSAPLTSESGKTSSGKKKSSGPSFSKIAILSSFFERKAAQEAGLIPPAQPHQRLFPWSGGKDRKTQSIGSDHFDSSNLVQSLVSPPGTHPSPVSASPKMTHLSPEAMFAAVRKCSLIHEESQDDDDDDDLEDFEIGSELKPSKSLEFLDESGREHSGFEQSNPILVSSGSSHDSVNPRRPLKSVCSSPQLLNQLNQIHEENESEDEDDFVPLKLSAPRGRYSHSGMASPEILRKYEQRRRRKGAGQRGTSCSSSDASDTDDTEGRSRKEKLKHKFMHRRDSSDHSSDTDGPNGGPNSGGHLGSSGAGSKTSHRSRRDGGGGGGGGGGSSKGAGDKSGKSHSKQQHCFLSSDSKSSSEDPVDWPEVNDENIPQHIINIENSHNILSNNKRNQLTRQKPVNGVNGKMGGLGVLEGDFDLIAFSRKLSAISASSVSSGEGSVSSKSSSTKKQLTNCLTSVMVSPAPSPHKIQYIGHCPPQTKDSGSISQSIEFSQISDYCDRLMEDKPKVTICSGDFGLGPASRQAKSSLSGQNGLASTFCKVGSGSQVVQVESKCCSVV; from the exons ATGGCGGGGAAAAAGAAAAGCGGATATGATGGCAAGATTGCCGGGCTGTATGATTTGGAAGAGACGATAGGACAGGGTCACTTTGCTGTAGTTAAGCTGGCTAGGCATGTTTTTACTGGAGAGAAAGTTGCCGTTAAAGTAATTGATAAACAAAAGCTTGATGACATTTCCAGATCACATCTGTTTCAGGAAGTACGGTGTATGAAGTTGGTTCAACATCCAAATGTTGTTCGTTTATATGAAGTTATCGATACACAGACGAAGCTGTACCTTATATTAGAATTGGGGGATGGAGACATGTATGATTACATTATGAAACATGATAAAGGGTTGGATGAACAGCTAGCCAAAAAATATTTTCGGCAGATAGTTGAAGCTATTTTGTATTGTCATCGATTACATGTTGTTCACAGAGATCTGAAACCAGAAAATGTAGTGTTCTTTAACAAATTCGGAATTGTCAAGTTGACTGATTTTGGTTTCAGTAATGTTTTTGCTCCAGGTAAAAAGCTAGAAACATCCTGTGGTTCATTAGCTTATTCTGCACCTGAGATACTGTTGGGAGATTCTTATGATCCACCAGCAGTTG ATGTATGGAGTTTAGGGGTAATTCTTTTTATGCTTGTGGCTGGTCGTGCCCCCTTTCAAGAAGCCAATGATAGTGAAACTCTCACTATGATAATGGATTGCAAATACCAGATACCATCACATGTTTCTGAGCAATGTCGAAA ACTGATATCTAAAATGTTAGTCAGAGAGCCATCCCATCGGATCAATTTAGAGGATATAGAGCAGGACCCTTGGTTGAATACTGATGATGAACCATCCCATCAACATATCAACTTACCCCTCCTTTCAAGGGATCATGTCTCTGAAGAAGACCATAACTATGTGGTGCAGAAAATGGTGGAAGGCAAGATCTGCACTAGAGAAGAAATATTTCA ATCCCTAGAACGTGACGCTTATGATCACATAGCAGCCACATATTATTTACTGGTAGAACGTAGACTTAGGAAGTTACAGCAACAAGAAGCGGCAGCAGCCCAGTCAAATAATTTACGAAAGCAGTCAGCTCCCAGCAGCAGTTCGGCAATAGGGAAACCTCATTTGGAGCCTTTAATGCTTTCACCACG CAAGCAAAGGGAAATGAAGAAGACAAAAACTGCCCCAATCCATCAGTCCATTGTGGCTCCCCCAACACTTATCATAACCCCTCCTATTGTGGGGGAGTCAGCATCTCAGGCAATGAGGCTGCCTGTTAGCCCCGGTGGACAGGAGTTTGTCAAAAGTTTGACCATTAGTATGACCTTAGACAGACGCAGTGGTCAAAGAAAGAAGCAGCAAGAAGAAAATGTGGGCCTCACTGGCGCCAGAAGTGTTGGTACAACTCCAGGCTCTGGGGCCCCCATCATACTCATCCCTGATGCCAACAATAAGAAACCTCAACATAAAGTCAAGTCTGCTCCTCTGACATCTGAGAGTGGGAAAACTTCTTCAGGCAAGAAAAAGTCCTCGGGGCCATCGTTCTCCAAAATAGCCATACTCAGTTCATTTTTTGAGAGGAAAGCAGCCCAAGAAGCAGGCCTAATACCTCCAGCACAGCCACACCAAAGACTGTTTCCATGGAGTGGAGGCAAAGACAGAAA GACGCAGTCCATTGGCTCTGATCATTTTGACTCTTCAAACCTTGTTCAGTCGCTTGTGTCTCCCCCTGGGACACACCCTTCACCCGTCTCAGCTTCCCCCAAGATGACTCATCTTTCTCCCGAGGCTATGTTTGCAGCTGTAAGGAAGTGCAGCCTGATTCATGAAGAGTCACAGGACGATGATGACGACGATGATTTGGAGGACTTTGAGATCGGCAGTGAGCTGAAGCCTTCAAAAAGTTTGGAATTTTTAGATGAAAGCGGTCGAGAACATTCAGGATTCGAGCAGAGTAATCCCATACTAGTATCTTCAGGTAGCAGCCATGATTCAGTTAACCCCAGGCGACCTTTAAAATCTGTATGTAGCTCTCCCCAGCTACTTAATCAGCTTAACCAGATTCACGAAGAGAATGAATCTGAAGACGAAGATGATTTTGTGCCGTTAAAACTGTCAGCCCCGCGTGGAAGGTATAGTCATAGCGGAATGGCGTCCCCTGAAATTCTCAGAAAATATGAACAAAGGAGAAGAAGGAAAGGCGCGGGGCAAAGAGGTACTAGTTGCAGCAGCTCAGATGCCAGTGACACAGACGACACTGAAGGGAGGTCAAGGAAGGAGAAACTGAAGCACAAATTTATGCACAGGCGTGACAGTAGCGACCACTCTAGTGACACTGACGGTCCTAATGGTGGACCTAATAGTGGTGGGCACTTAGGAAGCAGTGGAGCTGGGTCAAAAACAAGTCACCGAAGTAGGCGAGATGGTGGTGGCGGAGGGGGTGGGGGCGGAGGTAGCAGTAAAGGTGCGGGTGACAAAAGTGGCAAGAGTcattcaaaacaacaacattgtttcTTGAGCAGTGATAGTAAATCTAGCAGTGAGGATCCAGTGGACTGGCCGGAAGTCAATGATGAAAACATCCCCCAGCACATCATTAACATTGAGAACAGCCATAACATTCTCTCTAACAATAAGAGAAATCAGCTGACCAGACAGAAGCCTGTGAACGGTGTCAATGGCAAGATGGGGGGGCTGGGTGTGCTGGAAGGAGACTTTGACCTTATTGCTTTCAGTCGAAAACTCTCAGCTATCAGTGCTTCATCTGTTTCCAGCGGCGAGGGCAGTGTTTCCTCTAAATCAAGTAGCACAAAAAAACAGCTGACTAACTGTTTGACTTCAGTGATGGTATCACCAGCTCCAAGTCCACACAAAATACAATACATTGGACACTGTCCTCCGCAAACCAAAGACTCTGGCTCAATAAGCCAGTCCATAGAATTCTCCCAGATTTCTGATTACTGTGACCGGCTGATGGAGGATAAGCCTAAAGTGACCATTTGCTCTGGTGATTTTGGACTTGGCCCAGCGTCACGCCAAGCCAAAAGCTCTCTGTCCGGTCAGAATGGGCTGGCCTCAACGTTTTGTAAAGTTGGATCAGGCTCTCAAGTTGTCCAGGTGGAGTCCAAGTGCTGTTCTGTAGTATGA
- the LOC106061138 gene encoding SNF-related serine/threonine-protein kinase-like isoform X1, whose amino-acid sequence MAGKKKSGYDGKIAGLYDLEETIGQGHFAVVKLARHVFTGEKVAVKVIDKQKLDDISRSHLFQEVRCMKLVQHPNVVRLYEVIDTQTKLYLILELGDGDMYDYIMKHDKGLDEQLAKKYFRQIVEAILYCHRLHVVHRDLKPENVVFFNKFGIVKLTDFGFSNVFAPGKKLETSCGSLAYSAPEILLGDSYDPPAVDVWSLGVILFMLVAGRAPFQEANDSETLTMIMDCKYQIPSHVSEQCRKLISKMLVREPSHRINLEDIEQDPWLNTDDEPSHQHINLPLLSRDHVSEEDHNYVVQKMVEGKICTREEIFQSLERDAYDHIAATYYLLVERRLRKLQQQEAAAAQSNNLRKQSAPSSSSAIGKPHLEPLMLSPRKQREMKKTKTAPIHQSIVAPPTLIITPPIVGESASQAMRLPVSPGGQEFVKSLTISMTLDRRSGQRKKQQEENVGLTGARSVGTTPGSGAPIILIPDANNKKPQHKVKSAPLTSESGKTSSGKKKSSGPSFSKIAILSSFFERKAAQEAGLIPPAQPHQRLFPWSGGKDRKSKQRIALSPNSPSSLVYSEYEYSPFTRTQSIGSDHFDSSNLVQSLVSPPGTHPSPVSASPKMTHLSPEAMFAAVRKCSLIHEESQDDDDDDDLEDFEIGSELKPSKSLEFLDESGREHSGFEQSNPILVSSGSSHDSVNPRRPLKSVCSSPQLLNQLNQIHEENESEDEDDFVPLKLSAPRGRYSHSGMASPEILRKYEQRRRRKGAGQRGTSCSSSDASDTDDTEGRSRKEKLKHKFMHRRDSSDHSSDTDGPNGGPNSGGHLGSSGAGSKTSHRSRRDGGGGGGGGGGSSKGAGDKSGKSHSKQQHCFLSSDSKSSSEDPVDWPEVNDENIPQHIINIENSHNILSNNKRNQLTRQKPVNGVNGKMGGLGVLEGDFDLIAFSRKLSAISASSVSSGEGSVSSKSSSTKKQLTNCLTSVMVSPAPSPHKIQYIGHCPPQTKDSGSISQSIEFSQISDYCDRLMEDKPKVTICSGDFGLGPASRQAKSSLSGQNGLASTFCKVGSGSQVVQVESKCCSVV is encoded by the exons ATGGCGGGGAAAAAGAAAAGCGGATATGATGGCAAGATTGCCGGGCTGTATGATTTGGAAGAGACGATAGGACAGGGTCACTTTGCTGTAGTTAAGCTGGCTAGGCATGTTTTTACTGGAGAGAAAGTTGCCGTTAAAGTAATTGATAAACAAAAGCTTGATGACATTTCCAGATCACATCTGTTTCAGGAAGTACGGTGTATGAAGTTGGTTCAACATCCAAATGTTGTTCGTTTATATGAAGTTATCGATACACAGACGAAGCTGTACCTTATATTAGAATTGGGGGATGGAGACATGTATGATTACATTATGAAACATGATAAAGGGTTGGATGAACAGCTAGCCAAAAAATATTTTCGGCAGATAGTTGAAGCTATTTTGTATTGTCATCGATTACATGTTGTTCACAGAGATCTGAAACCAGAAAATGTAGTGTTCTTTAACAAATTCGGAATTGTCAAGTTGACTGATTTTGGTTTCAGTAATGTTTTTGCTCCAGGTAAAAAGCTAGAAACATCCTGTGGTTCATTAGCTTATTCTGCACCTGAGATACTGTTGGGAGATTCTTATGATCCACCAGCAGTTG ATGTATGGAGTTTAGGGGTAATTCTTTTTATGCTTGTGGCTGGTCGTGCCCCCTTTCAAGAAGCCAATGATAGTGAAACTCTCACTATGATAATGGATTGCAAATACCAGATACCATCACATGTTTCTGAGCAATGTCGAAA ACTGATATCTAAAATGTTAGTCAGAGAGCCATCCCATCGGATCAATTTAGAGGATATAGAGCAGGACCCTTGGTTGAATACTGATGATGAACCATCCCATCAACATATCAACTTACCCCTCCTTTCAAGGGATCATGTCTCTGAAGAAGACCATAACTATGTGGTGCAGAAAATGGTGGAAGGCAAGATCTGCACTAGAGAAGAAATATTTCA ATCCCTAGAACGTGACGCTTATGATCACATAGCAGCCACATATTATTTACTGGTAGAACGTAGACTTAGGAAGTTACAGCAACAAGAAGCGGCAGCAGCCCAGTCAAATAATTTACGAAAGCAGTCAGCTCCCAGCAGCAGTTCGGCAATAGGGAAACCTCATTTGGAGCCTTTAATGCTTTCACCACG CAAGCAAAGGGAAATGAAGAAGACAAAAACTGCCCCAATCCATCAGTCCATTGTGGCTCCCCCAACACTTATCATAACCCCTCCTATTGTGGGGGAGTCAGCATCTCAGGCAATGAGGCTGCCTGTTAGCCCCGGTGGACAGGAGTTTGTCAAAAGTTTGACCATTAGTATGACCTTAGACAGACGCAGTGGTCAAAGAAAGAAGCAGCAAGAAGAAAATGTGGGCCTCACTGGCGCCAGAAGTGTTGGTACAACTCCAGGCTCTGGGGCCCCCATCATACTCATCCCTGATGCCAACAATAAGAAACCTCAACATAAAGTCAAGTCTGCTCCTCTGACATCTGAGAGTGGGAAAACTTCTTCAGGCAAGAAAAAGTCCTCGGGGCCATCGTTCTCCAAAATAGCCATACTCAGTTCATTTTTTGAGAGGAAAGCAGCCCAAGAAGCAGGCCTAATACCTCCAGCACAGCCACACCAAAGACTGTTTCCATGGAGTGGAGGCAAAGACAGAAA ATCAAAGCAGCGCATTGCCCTCAGCCCTAACTCTCCATCATCTCTCGTTTACTCGGAATATGAATACTCACCGTTTACACG GACGCAGTCCATTGGCTCTGATCATTTTGACTCTTCAAACCTTGTTCAGTCGCTTGTGTCTCCCCCTGGGACACACCCTTCACCCGTCTCAGCTTCCCCCAAGATGACTCATCTTTCTCCCGAGGCTATGTTTGCAGCTGTAAGGAAGTGCAGCCTGATTCATGAAGAGTCACAGGACGATGATGACGACGATGATTTGGAGGACTTTGAGATCGGCAGTGAGCTGAAGCCTTCAAAAAGTTTGGAATTTTTAGATGAAAGCGGTCGAGAACATTCAGGATTCGAGCAGAGTAATCCCATACTAGTATCTTCAGGTAGCAGCCATGATTCAGTTAACCCCAGGCGACCTTTAAAATCTGTATGTAGCTCTCCCCAGCTACTTAATCAGCTTAACCAGATTCACGAAGAGAATGAATCTGAAGACGAAGATGATTTTGTGCCGTTAAAACTGTCAGCCCCGCGTGGAAGGTATAGTCATAGCGGAATGGCGTCCCCTGAAATTCTCAGAAAATATGAACAAAGGAGAAGAAGGAAAGGCGCGGGGCAAAGAGGTACTAGTTGCAGCAGCTCAGATGCCAGTGACACAGACGACACTGAAGGGAGGTCAAGGAAGGAGAAACTGAAGCACAAATTTATGCACAGGCGTGACAGTAGCGACCACTCTAGTGACACTGACGGTCCTAATGGTGGACCTAATAGTGGTGGGCACTTAGGAAGCAGTGGAGCTGGGTCAAAAACAAGTCACCGAAGTAGGCGAGATGGTGGTGGCGGAGGGGGTGGGGGCGGAGGTAGCAGTAAAGGTGCGGGTGACAAAAGTGGCAAGAGTcattcaaaacaacaacattgtttcTTGAGCAGTGATAGTAAATCTAGCAGTGAGGATCCAGTGGACTGGCCGGAAGTCAATGATGAAAACATCCCCCAGCACATCATTAACATTGAGAACAGCCATAACATTCTCTCTAACAATAAGAGAAATCAGCTGACCAGACAGAAGCCTGTGAACGGTGTCAATGGCAAGATGGGGGGGCTGGGTGTGCTGGAAGGAGACTTTGACCTTATTGCTTTCAGTCGAAAACTCTCAGCTATCAGTGCTTCATCTGTTTCCAGCGGCGAGGGCAGTGTTTCCTCTAAATCAAGTAGCACAAAAAAACAGCTGACTAACTGTTTGACTTCAGTGATGGTATCACCAGCTCCAAGTCCACACAAAATACAATACATTGGACACTGTCCTCCGCAAACCAAAGACTCTGGCTCAATAAGCCAGTCCATAGAATTCTCCCAGATTTCTGATTACTGTGACCGGCTGATGGAGGATAAGCCTAAAGTGACCATTTGCTCTGGTGATTTTGGACTTGGCCCAGCGTCACGCCAAGCCAAAAGCTCTCTGTCCGGTCAGAATGGGCTGGCCTCAACGTTTTGTAAAGTTGGATCAGGCTCTCAAGTTGTCCAGGTGGAGTCCAAGTGCTGTTCTGTAGTATGA
- the LOC106061138 gene encoding SNF-related serine/threonine-protein kinase-like isoform X3 — protein sequence MAGKKKSGYDGKIAGLYDLEETIGQGHFAVVKLARHVFTGEKVAVKVIDKQKLDDISRSHLFQEVRCMKLVQHPNVVRLYEVIDTQTKLYLILELGDGDMYDYIMKHDKGLDEQLAKKYFRQIVEAILYCHRLHVVHRDLKPENVVFFNKFGIVKLTDFGFSNVFAPGKKLETSCGSLAYSAPEILLGDSYDPPAVDVWSLGVILFMLVAGRAPFQEANDSETLTMIMDCKYQIPSHVSEQCRKLISKMLVREPSHRINLEDIEQDPWLNTDDEPSHQHINLPLLSRDHVSEEDHNYVVQKMVEGKICTREEIFQSLERDAYDHIAATYYLLVERRLRKLQQQEAAAAQSNNLRKQSAPSSSSAIGKPHLEPLMLSPRSKQRIALSPNSPSSLVYSEYEYSPFTRTQSIGSDHFDSSNLVQSLVSPPGTHPSPVSASPKMTHLSPEAMFAAVRKCSLIHEESQDDDDDDDLEDFEIGSELKPSKSLEFLDESGREHSGFEQSNPILVSSGSSHDSVNPRRPLKSVCSSPQLLNQLNQIHEENESEDEDDFVPLKLSAPRGRYSHSGMASPEILRKYEQRRRRKGAGQRGTSCSSSDASDTDDTEGRSRKEKLKHKFMHRRDSSDHSSDTDGPNGGPNSGGHLGSSGAGSKTSHRSRRDGGGGGGGGGGSSKGAGDKSGKSHSKQQHCFLSSDSKSSSEDPVDWPEVNDENIPQHIINIENSHNILSNNKRNQLTRQKPVNGVNGKMGGLGVLEGDFDLIAFSRKLSAISASSVSSGEGSVSSKSSSTKKQLTNCLTSVMVSPAPSPHKIQYIGHCPPQTKDSGSISQSIEFSQISDYCDRLMEDKPKVTICSGDFGLGPASRQAKSSLSGQNGLASTFCKVGSGSQVVQVESKCCSVV from the exons ATGGCGGGGAAAAAGAAAAGCGGATATGATGGCAAGATTGCCGGGCTGTATGATTTGGAAGAGACGATAGGACAGGGTCACTTTGCTGTAGTTAAGCTGGCTAGGCATGTTTTTACTGGAGAGAAAGTTGCCGTTAAAGTAATTGATAAACAAAAGCTTGATGACATTTCCAGATCACATCTGTTTCAGGAAGTACGGTGTATGAAGTTGGTTCAACATCCAAATGTTGTTCGTTTATATGAAGTTATCGATACACAGACGAAGCTGTACCTTATATTAGAATTGGGGGATGGAGACATGTATGATTACATTATGAAACATGATAAAGGGTTGGATGAACAGCTAGCCAAAAAATATTTTCGGCAGATAGTTGAAGCTATTTTGTATTGTCATCGATTACATGTTGTTCACAGAGATCTGAAACCAGAAAATGTAGTGTTCTTTAACAAATTCGGAATTGTCAAGTTGACTGATTTTGGTTTCAGTAATGTTTTTGCTCCAGGTAAAAAGCTAGAAACATCCTGTGGTTCATTAGCTTATTCTGCACCTGAGATACTGTTGGGAGATTCTTATGATCCACCAGCAGTTG ATGTATGGAGTTTAGGGGTAATTCTTTTTATGCTTGTGGCTGGTCGTGCCCCCTTTCAAGAAGCCAATGATAGTGAAACTCTCACTATGATAATGGATTGCAAATACCAGATACCATCACATGTTTCTGAGCAATGTCGAAA ACTGATATCTAAAATGTTAGTCAGAGAGCCATCCCATCGGATCAATTTAGAGGATATAGAGCAGGACCCTTGGTTGAATACTGATGATGAACCATCCCATCAACATATCAACTTACCCCTCCTTTCAAGGGATCATGTCTCTGAAGAAGACCATAACTATGTGGTGCAGAAAATGGTGGAAGGCAAGATCTGCACTAGAGAAGAAATATTTCA ATCCCTAGAACGTGACGCTTATGATCACATAGCAGCCACATATTATTTACTGGTAGAACGTAGACTTAGGAAGTTACAGCAACAAGAAGCGGCAGCAGCCCAGTCAAATAATTTACGAAAGCAGTCAGCTCCCAGCAGCAGTTCGGCAATAGGGAAACCTCATTTGGAGCCTTTAATGCTTTCACCACG ATCAAAGCAGCGCATTGCCCTCAGCCCTAACTCTCCATCATCTCTCGTTTACTCGGAATATGAATACTCACCGTTTACACG GACGCAGTCCATTGGCTCTGATCATTTTGACTCTTCAAACCTTGTTCAGTCGCTTGTGTCTCCCCCTGGGACACACCCTTCACCCGTCTCAGCTTCCCCCAAGATGACTCATCTTTCTCCCGAGGCTATGTTTGCAGCTGTAAGGAAGTGCAGCCTGATTCATGAAGAGTCACAGGACGATGATGACGACGATGATTTGGAGGACTTTGAGATCGGCAGTGAGCTGAAGCCTTCAAAAAGTTTGGAATTTTTAGATGAAAGCGGTCGAGAACATTCAGGATTCGAGCAGAGTAATCCCATACTAGTATCTTCAGGTAGCAGCCATGATTCAGTTAACCCCAGGCGACCTTTAAAATCTGTATGTAGCTCTCCCCAGCTACTTAATCAGCTTAACCAGATTCACGAAGAGAATGAATCTGAAGACGAAGATGATTTTGTGCCGTTAAAACTGTCAGCCCCGCGTGGAAGGTATAGTCATAGCGGAATGGCGTCCCCTGAAATTCTCAGAAAATATGAACAAAGGAGAAGAAGGAAAGGCGCGGGGCAAAGAGGTACTAGTTGCAGCAGCTCAGATGCCAGTGACACAGACGACACTGAAGGGAGGTCAAGGAAGGAGAAACTGAAGCACAAATTTATGCACAGGCGTGACAGTAGCGACCACTCTAGTGACACTGACGGTCCTAATGGTGGACCTAATAGTGGTGGGCACTTAGGAAGCAGTGGAGCTGGGTCAAAAACAAGTCACCGAAGTAGGCGAGATGGTGGTGGCGGAGGGGGTGGGGGCGGAGGTAGCAGTAAAGGTGCGGGTGACAAAAGTGGCAAGAGTcattcaaaacaacaacattgtttcTTGAGCAGTGATAGTAAATCTAGCAGTGAGGATCCAGTGGACTGGCCGGAAGTCAATGATGAAAACATCCCCCAGCACATCATTAACATTGAGAACAGCCATAACATTCTCTCTAACAATAAGAGAAATCAGCTGACCAGACAGAAGCCTGTGAACGGTGTCAATGGCAAGATGGGGGGGCTGGGTGTGCTGGAAGGAGACTTTGACCTTATTGCTTTCAGTCGAAAACTCTCAGCTATCAGTGCTTCATCTGTTTCCAGCGGCGAGGGCAGTGTTTCCTCTAAATCAAGTAGCACAAAAAAACAGCTGACTAACTGTTTGACTTCAGTGATGGTATCACCAGCTCCAAGTCCACACAAAATACAATACATTGGACACTGTCCTCCGCAAACCAAAGACTCTGGCTCAATAAGCCAGTCCATAGAATTCTCCCAGATTTCTGATTACTGTGACCGGCTGATGGAGGATAAGCCTAAAGTGACCATTTGCTCTGGTGATTTTGGACTTGGCCCAGCGTCACGCCAAGCCAAAAGCTCTCTGTCCGGTCAGAATGGGCTGGCCTCAACGTTTTGTAAAGTTGGATCAGGCTCTCAAGTTGTCCAGGTGGAGTCCAAGTGCTGTTCTGTAGTATGA